The Serratia rhizosphaerae genome has a segment encoding these proteins:
- a CDS encoding lactonase family protein, which produces MRNWVTLRSAPLLGAVSLALLAMASPALQAEDAMTTTSSHFAYIGTYNPNGEGVYRLRVDAASGALSDKTLVSTLANPAQLTVDARGRTLYVASEVGTADDGKHGTIAALRINGEDGSLTPLNQVDSQGAGPVYLSLTPNGRHLLVANYQSGSVAVFPIDAEGKLAAASSVRQQQGPAGAAKPAAAVAGSFAVSDHNGPHAHMIASDPSGKFVFSTDLGLDRIYQWRFDDASGQLTPNDPPWIAASSAGAGPRHFVFHPDGKTLLLVNEEASTLTSYRFDAQRGTLSQLHAASTLPANYQGTSFAAGLALSRDGNNLYVANRLHNSVAQFSVGKAGELTPVAETWTRGDYPRTITLDPSGRYLYALNQRSDNVTRFAVDPHSGKLSFIAGYTPVGSPSQIVFAPATQ; this is translated from the coding sequence ATGCGAAACTGGGTTACCCTGCGAAGCGCTCCGTTATTGGGCGCAGTATCCCTGGCGCTGCTGGCGATGGCCAGTCCGGCGCTGCAAGCTGAGGACGCCATGACGACCACCTCATCCCATTTTGCCTACATCGGCACCTACAATCCCAACGGCGAAGGCGTATACCGATTACGCGTTGACGCCGCCAGCGGCGCGCTGAGCGATAAAACGCTGGTCAGCACGCTGGCCAATCCCGCGCAACTGACGGTCGATGCCCGCGGCAGAACGCTGTACGTCGCCAGCGAAGTCGGCACGGCGGATGACGGTAAGCATGGCACGATTGCCGCACTGCGCATCAATGGCGAGGACGGCAGCCTGACGCCGCTCAATCAGGTGGATTCGCAGGGCGCGGGGCCGGTGTATCTTTCGCTGACGCCGAACGGCCGTCATCTTCTGGTGGCCAACTACCAGAGCGGCAGCGTGGCGGTCTTCCCAATAGACGCGGAAGGCAAACTGGCGGCGGCCAGTTCGGTACGGCAGCAGCAAGGCCCGGCCGGCGCGGCAAAACCGGCGGCGGCGGTAGCCGGCAGCTTTGCCGTCAGCGATCATAACGGACCGCATGCGCATATGATCGCCAGCGATCCGAGCGGTAAGTTCGTATTCTCGACCGATCTGGGGCTGGATCGGATCTATCAGTGGCGTTTTGACGATGCCAGCGGCCAACTGACGCCGAACGATCCGCCGTGGATCGCCGCTTCGTCGGCCGGCGCAGGGCCGCGTCATTTTGTCTTCCATCCTGACGGCAAAACGTTGCTGCTGGTGAATGAAGAGGCGTCCACGCTTACCAGCTACCGTTTTGATGCGCAACGGGGCACGCTGAGCCAGCTGCACGCGGCATCGACGCTGCCGGCGAATTATCAGGGCACCAGCTTCGCCGCCGGGCTGGCGCTGAGCCGGGATGGTAACAACCTGTACGTCGCCAATCGGTTGCACAACAGCGTCGCACAATTTAGCGTCGGCAAGGCGGGCGAGCTGACGCCGGTGGCGGAAACCTGGACGCGGGGTGATTACCCGCGCACTATCACTCTGGATCCCAGCGGGCGCTATCTGTATGCGCTGAATCAGCGCAGCGACAACGTGACGCGTTTCGCCGTGGATCCACACAGCGGCAAGCTCAGTTTTATTGCAGGATATACGCCGGTGGGCAGCCCATCGCAGATAGTCTTTGCGCCGGCGACGCAGTAA